The genomic segment AACACTTATGAGAAATAGACGCGTTTTGCGTCGCAAGTTGCTCTCAACTTTTCCGGAtcgacaaagaaaaaaagtcaCGTGCACAGGAGCTCGTCCCTCCAAACACTCGGCCAGCCGGTCCATGTCTCTTGGGATGCTTCCGCCACCCCTCTGAACTGATACACAATAATACAAATATTCTTACCAGGccctcttctgtcgcctctcctcgacgATGAATCATCTTCTCTATGTTCCGCTCCTTTCACCCGGCCGCTATCTTCTGTGGAGACACCGCTTCCGGAGGCAGCTTGCCGCTCGCCCCCGGAGAAACCCGCGTTTCGGGGGGCAGACGAAAAGCCATAGCTTTTGGTGCCTGAAGAATGCTCGGTGCGACTCGTCTCGTTGTCGCCACGGCGCGCTTCGGAGGGACGCACGTGGTCTCCACCTCCGCTCTTCCCcgtttctgttcctctgtcGCTTGCCCGTTCGCGCGCTTCCGACCTTTCTGGTCCTTCTACAAGAAGAAATGAAGTaaaaaaaacgacagacACACTAGTGGGTACATGCGCACAACGAAGGCAACCGCGCTGCCTAAGGTTGTTACGCTCAGAAGCCCCGCAGACTGCTTACGGCGCGCCGTACACAAAAACTTAAATGGACTCTAGCGGAGAAAGCGATCCAAAAGTGAAAAATTGCGACGAAAACCTCCTCACAACTTTGTAAGAGACAGTACCTGTACACGTGACGAAACGAAACATAGTGCATCGTCGTACACGCTCAGCAACGCACGCATCGCCGAAAACATGCACCAAACCGTCGCTTAAAAACACCGCCTCTATGGAGAAATTTCCCATTTCCGCCGCTTTCTCTACCCTCATCCACCGGGCAATCACCAACATGTACAACAACGTCTTGTCCTCTCCCGTTTCCAAAAGTAAGTCCCAGTTGATCTTCGTTGACAGATGTTCGACGCTGTGGATAGTTCCGAGTTCTCGTCTGACTCACCGTAAATCAGCCATTTTTTCACCGGTTCGCCGTCTCTGCCGGCGTTTGCGTGGCGCGTTTCAGCGCCACTCCTCCCTGGgtcgtcttcgttcttcgAGCGCCCTGTGTCGGTTTCCTTTCCGTCCTCCGCCTTTCCTTCAGAACTGCTGACCCCCCCAGCCACATTGCTCAGAatctgctgctgctggagCTGTTGTCTGGTCGCTGCAGCGACCCCGGAGGCGCTCGAAGAAGCTTCCGGTGGCGGCACCTTCGAGGCCGAATGCGCCACCAGACTCGGCTTCGACGGTTTGAGAGGCTCCGCGAGCTTCACGTACGAAGGCAGCGGCCGCGTGTAGAGCGAGAGAATAGCGTCGCAGACCTTGGCTACGTCTTCCCAGGAGACGTCGAAGAGCTCATGCCAGCCCGTCTCCTTCGGCAAAGGAATCCCCAAGTCACACGCCGCCAAGAAGATGCTCCCGACCGCAATCACGGCTGGCTGCACTTCGCAGCAGAGGGTCGTCCGCATGCTGAGGAACACACAGGAGACAAGCGCGCGCGACACACACGCAAGAGTTGAGGACAAGTGGAGAGGTAAGCCGATCTTCGAGGCGCGGGACCACAAACGCTCCACCGTGACAGTGTGACGGAGGCAAAACGCGGATGCCCTGATTTCTTTGCAGGAATGAAACACGGCAAATTCTcgcccttcgtcttcgttcacTTCTGTCTTTCCGTTCAGCGTCCACGGTCTTCAGGTCAGCATCTCTGTCATTCCTCGGTGTCACGTGGTTGATGTCTTGCTGAGACTTCTGGCACACACCGAGACTGCGTCGTACTCGCCTTGTGAATCCGCTCCTGCGCGTTCTcactcgcctttctctcgggAGGCCTCTCGATGACCCTACCTGTCATTGAGGTAGCCCCAGGCCCGCTGAGACAGCTGGGAAGTCGGGACGAAGTTCCCTTTGAACAGCGCATGGATGTACTGCAGAATGTAGCGGTGTGGATGCACGAGCGTCTGAGACACCATGAAACCGAGCTCGCGAAGAATGTACCGCTCGCACCGGAAAACGTCCATCCGGAACAGCTCGTACTCCTGACAGAAACGGCGAGAGCAGACACGGAAACGAGGAGCCAGTCGAAAGGCGGGGACACCCGAAatgagacagaaaaagaagcggtAACGAAACTATCGACGACATCAGACAAAAGCTTAAAGCCGGAGAGACGACACCACGAATCGCAACTGCTCGACGGACAGGCGTATGTACGCCGAGGCCGCGAGAAAGCCATTTGCGCGTTTCCGCGAGCTTGACAGGAAGCGGACGGCTCTACGATTTTCTACTCATCGTCTGAGAGCATCGCGGCTGTCCGGAACCCGTGGAACCTTAAGCCTACTCagactgcagaagaagcgccaATCTCTCCCAACCAGCCAGCACAGGACGCCATACCATGCGAAAACAGATGAGCAGACGGAAGACGCAAGAGACTCAGAGAACTCTGAGCCAGCGGGGGGTGACCTACCTGCGAGTCAAAGGCGATCAGGAAGTCGTCGAGGTTGTCCTCTGTCAGAGCTTTTTCAGGGCAATCTTCCATCTGAGACAGAAGGTGAATAACTCCAATGAGGTGCATGACGCGGTGTGGGTCTTCTTCCAGTTTGCAAGCCAGCAGGAGAGCTGCCGTCGCGACGCGCTGAGAACGACGGCAACAGAGGAATAACACAACGGAGGCAAATGCAACGATAGTAAAGGCAAACAGGAGAGGGAACAGGCAGCTCGCGCGAAAACACCGacaacgaagacagagacaaggaaggcgGGGGCGGGGAAGTCGTAGCACAGTCAATGGATCCCATTGAAGCTACCCACAAGAATTTTTTTACGCCATACGCATACACGCATGAGTTTCAGTTGGAGTTCGCATGCGAGGCGCCTCACGTGTCTCTGGCTTCGCGCACTTTGAGATCAGACAAACAACAAAAAGGAAATGCGATTCACCGGCAACGGCAGTTTAGCCTTTCTGAACGATTCTCCATGTGCATGAGTTCATCGCATGCAACCACGTagactggagaagagaccTTCCCATCCCTGTGGACAGTTCGCCTCTTCATTCAGGCTCACTCAACGTCAACGAGTGAG from the Toxoplasma gondii ME49 chromosome IX, whole genome shotgun sequence genome contains:
- a CDS encoding cyclin 4, putative (encoded by transcript TGME49_264690) — protein: MANHIVLPPQKLLKVPPSVREGISPEVELEQRVYGCHLIQKAGILLKLEAVSIASAQTILHRFFFRRSLKQFDVRRVATAALLLACKLEEDPHRVMHLIGVIHLLSQMEDCPEKALTEDNLDDFLIAFDSQEYELFRMDVFRCERYILRELGFMVSQTLVHPHRYILQYIHALFKGNFVPTSQLSQRAWGYLNDSMRTTLCCEVQPAVIAVGSIFLAACDLGIPLPKETGWHELFDVSWEDVAKVCDAILSLYTRPLPSYVKLAEPLKPSKPSLVAHSASKVPPPEASSSASGVAAATRQQLQQQQILSNVAGGVSSSEGKAEDGKETDTGRSKNEDDPGRSGAETRHANAGRDGEPVKKWLIYEGPERSEARERASDRGTETGKSGGGDHVRPSEARRGDNETSRTEHSSGTKSYGFSSAPRNAGFSGGERQAASGSGVSTEDSGRVKGAEHREDDSSSRRGDRRGPDASHSSARRSSRERSHQRRTDGGSRHRERPHGSRRGESGGRDRWSERERGDRDDDRRSHTESHSGSSSAHPRESDHRDHGSSSRRREGESGGASGSSSNYQKKRRSRSWSRERTPRHAYKRPNPPAQSAPGSSGSRGGTHRPDRDGDGRGNHRDRDGGRGSGRSYA